The Flavobacteriales bacterium genome includes the window AGCTAAATTTCCAGCATTCCATAATTGTGCTAAACCCGTGGCAGTACTTGTAGAATTTAAAGTAGCCATCATTCTAGTTTTTTGATCTAAACTAAACATGTTTTGACAAGAATTGTAGCTCATGTAGTTCTCAATCTGGTCTACAACATTTCCACCATAAGGAGATCCTCCAGTATTGTCATTTGAGCAAGTGTTTTGATTAAAATCACAAGGAAAAGAAGATTCAAATACAGGAGGGGTGTCACAACAATAATCTCCAGAGCTACCACAACTTCCTCCACAACTGCTTTGAAAAGTATGGTATAGGTTAAAGCAATGGCCAACCTCATGAGTCAATGTTCTTTCTCCAGCTCCAAAGTTCTGGTTTACCATAACCACACCATAAGTATTATTTATTCCTGAGCTTGGGAATTGAGCATAACCTGCCACATAAGATCCATCAGGATTTGAAGAGATTTCATCGATTACCCAAATATTAAAATATTTTTTACTATCCCAATAGCTTGTTGCCTTAACATTATCTCTAGGGTTAGGGTTTAAACTCAAAGGAGATTCGACTCTTACAATACCTTCTGTACAGTTTCCATTAGGGTCTTTTCTTGCTAATCGAAATTCAATATCTAAAGAAGTTGCATAAGGAGCAAATAAAGCTCGAGTCATTCCTGCATCTGGATTTAAACGCTTAAAATCTTGGTTTAATGTAGCAATTTGTGCTTCAATTTGTGCTTTTGAAACATAAGCCTGACCACCACTGTGTGTTACATTATGAACAACAACAGGAATGATAATTGTAGCTTTTTTGGCAACAGGGTCATAAGTTTGAGAAAAGTTTAATATATAATCTTCTAAGTCTTGTCTTTGTTGAATAATATTAGGGTTTTGTTGTTCTAATATTTGAGTTTGCTGATCTGTAAAACACCAGTTGCCTGATTTGTTTTGAGCCAACAAACTAGTAGAAATCAAGATTAGTAAAGAAAGAATTAGTTTGTTTGTCTTCATGTGTTTAGTTTAGTTAGAGAGTAAAATTAACCAATTACCTTGTACATTCGACGATAAAATTCGACTAAAAGTTGCATTCCTAAGGTTTTGAATAGTTGTTTGTTTATAAAATATAATTAACCATGGTTAAAAGAACGCTTTAAAAGAATAGTATTGTATTGAAAAACAAACTAGAGCTATGAAACAAATTAAAGTCTATACGATTTCGGTAATTGTAATTGGATTAATGTTTTCTTGTGTTCCATCAAGGAAATATGAAGAATTAAATGCTAAATATAAAACATGCTCTGATGAAAATGCAAGTTTAAAGAACTCAAATAAAGAACTTGAAGAGAAGTCGAACGAAATGTCGGTTTCTATTGAACAGTTGAAAAAAGCTATATCTGCTTTGGAGAAGGATACAAGTGTTATGGGCAACTCATTACGATTAATGACTAGTAATTATGATAACATCAATAAAACCTACCAATTGTTGTTAGATAAAAACAATGAATTGTTATCAGGAAATAAAACAACCACTGAAAAATTGATGAAAGATTTGCAAAAGACTCAGGAAGAATTGCAATCGAAAGAAGATGCATTGAGAACATTAGAAGGTTCATTAACTGCAAAAGAAGAAAAATTAAAAAAATTAACGGCTGATTTAGCTTCAAGAGAAAAGAGAGTAAATGAGCTGGAAGCAATGATTAATAGAAAAGATTCGTTAGTTACGGCATTAAAAAATAAAGTAAAAGATGCTTTGCTTGGATTTGAAAACAATGGATTAACTATTCAACAAAAAAACGGGAAAGTGTATGTTTCATTAGATGAAAGTTTGTTGTTTTCGTCAGGAAGTTATGCTGTAGCAACTAAAGGGGTTGATGTGTTAAAGAAATTGGCAAAAGTATTAGAGCAAAATCAAGAAATTAATATTTTAGTTGAAGGACACACTGATAATGTTCCTTTAAATGGAAAGGGCGACATTGCTGATAATTGGGATTTGAGTGTAAAACGAGCAACATCTGTGGTTAAAATCATTACTTCTAATAGTAGTGTTAACCCAAAAAGATTGACAGCTGCTGGTCGAAGTGAATATATACCATTGGATATGACAAATACTGCTGATGGTAGAAAGAAAAACAGACGAACGGAAATTATTCTTTCGCCAAAATTAGATGAGTTGTTACAAATGTTAGAGAGTAACTAAAAGGGAAGTTACATCTATATTAGGCAAAGCATTTTCTACGTCAAAATCGCCAATTTTGGTTCTGCGAAGTTCGCTTAAGTGAGCGCCAGAATTGAGTCGTAAACCAAAATCTCTAGCAATAGAACGAATATATGTACCCTTGCTACAAGAAATTTTAAATTTTACATGTAGTCCTTTTTCGTAGTTTGGAACCAAATTGATTCTGTCGTTTTTGTAATTTTCGTCAATCTTTACAGTATCTTTTAGCTCATTAATATTGGTTGAAAACCCTAGAATCTCAAACGATTTAATGGTGATTGTATTGGATTTTATTTCTACTTCTTCGCCGCTTCTGGCATACTCATAAGCTCGTTTTCCGTCAATTTTTTTTGCTGAGTGTATTGGGGCTGTTTGTTGTTGTTCTCCAAGAAATGATTTTGCTACCTCTTCAATCATTTCTTTAGTAATGTGGTTGGTAGGAAATTCTTCATCAACTTCTTTTTCTAAATCGAATGATGGAGTTGTTGCACCAATGGTAATGGTTCCAGTATATTCTTTGGTTTGAGCTTGAATTTCGTCAATTTTTTTGGTGAATTTCCCTATGCAAATAATCAAAAGTCCTGTTGCTAAAGGGTCGAGTGTTCCTGCATGACCAACCTTTATTTTTTTAAGGTCTAATTCTTTTCGTAATTGATAGTGAATTTTTTTTACCACATCAAACGATGTCCATTTTAATGGTTTATCAATTAAAATGATTTGTCCGTTTAAAAATTTGTCTTGAAGTTGTTGCATTATACTATGGTAAGTTCAATTCCCATAAAATAAAGTGCTAGAATAATTATTCCAACAACAATACGATAGTATCCAAAATATTTAAAACCATGTTTGGTTAAGAAACTGATAAATCCTTTTATTGCAATAATGGCTACAATAAAAGCAACTAAATTTCCAATAATTAACAAGGTAATTTCTTCACCATGAAAACCACCGCCATCTTTATAAAACTTTAACAATTTATAGCCTGTCGCTGCTAACATGGTTGGAATGGCAAGAAAAAAAGAAAATTCAGCAGCGGCTTTTCTGTTCATTTTTTGAGTTAAACCACCAATAATGGTTGCGGCAGAACGAGACACTCCAGGAATCATTGCTAAACACTGAAATAAACCAATTTTTAATGCTGTCGGATAAGTAACTTCAGATGTTCCTAATTCTTCGGTTTTTTTAAACCATTTGTCAACGTAGATTAAAACAATTCCACCCAATAATAAAGATACCGCTACTACAATTACATTCTCAAGCATGGCATCTATAAAGTCATTTAACAGTAAGCCAAACACAGCCGCAGGTAAAAAACCAGCAGCTAGTTTAAAGTAGAAATTAACCGATTGAAAAAAGCGTTTCCAATAAATGGCTACAACCGAAAGGATAGCTCCAAACTGAATAGCAATAGTAAATGTTTTGGTAAAATCATCATGGGCAATACCCATAATTGAAGAGCCAATAATCATGTGTCCTGTTGATGATACAGGTAAAAATTCAGTAATACCCTCAATGATGGCAAGAATTATAGCTTCGAGAATGGTCATGATTTATTAATGTGAAGAGTGTGAAGAGTTTAAATAGTCATATTACTCCCTCCCTTTGGGAGGGTTGGGGTGGGATTTTACTTTACCTTTTTCATAATTCCCCAACCTACAACAGCTAGCCCAATAATGATTAGGGCTGGAGCAATAAACATACGTCTAAAGCTAAATAGTTCTTCACTAAAAACTGCTGGGTCGTCAGAGCCACCGCCCGACATTAAAATATAACCTAAAATGGCTAAAGCAGTACCTATTATCATTAACATATAATTTTGCTTACCAAAAGCAAAATCGTTATTTATTCTGTTGTTTTCGCTCATAATTGTTTAATTAATATAGATTTCCAGCATCCATTCGTAAATATTTTCGAACGGCAAGGGTTGTAGAAATCCAGGAGATTAAAATTCCTAAAATAATTACTATTAAAAATAAAGCACCGTATAATTCGATGTTTTTGAAATCAATAATTTCGGGCATTTGTTTTTGTAGGTAATACAAAAACAACACAATTAGTCCGATGGCTAAAATTGCGGCAGCAATACCGTTTCCAATACCTTTTAACACAAATGGTTTTTGAATAAAAGTTGACTTTGCTCCAACCAATTGCATGGTTTTTATTAAAAATCGTTTCGAATAAATGGATAATCTGATGGTGTTGTTGATTAGCGCCATCGCAATGACAAGCAGTAAGCCACTAAATCCTAATAAATAGATGCTGATTTTTTTTACGTTTTCGTTAATCAAGCTCACTAAATCTTTTTGATAAAACACTTCCTTAATTTTTGGATTGTTGGTTAGATTTGCTTCAATAACAGCTAAACTGTCGTTGTTGGCATAATCAGCATTTAGTTTAACATCAATAGAAGCCAATAACGGGTTATAACCTAAAAAGCTAATAAAATCTTCGCCTAATTCTTGTTGAAGTTCTGCTGCAGCTGAATCTGGGTGAATAAAATGTGTAGATTTTACAAAGTTTTCTGCATCTAACGATTTTTGAATTTGTACAATTTCCACATCCTTAATGCCATCTTTTAAAATAATTGAAAAACCAATATTTTCTTTTACGTGGTCGGAAATTTGTTTAGCATTCAATACAATCAAACCTAATATTCCCAACATAAAAAGCACTAACGAAATACTAATTATGGTAGTGAAATATGAAGATTTTAATCTTCTCGTGGTATG containing:
- a CDS encoding OmpA family protein, whose amino-acid sequence is MKQIKVYTISVIVIGLMFSCVPSRKYEELNAKYKTCSDENASLKNSNKELEEKSNEMSVSIEQLKKAISALEKDTSVMGNSLRLMTSNYDNINKTYQLLLDKNNELLSGNKTTTEKLMKDLQKTQEELQSKEDALRTLEGSLTAKEEKLKKLTADLASREKRVNELEAMINRKDSLVTALKNKVKDALLGFENNGLTIQQKNGKVYVSLDESLLFSSGSYAVATKGVDVLKKLAKVLEQNQEINILVEGHTDNVPLNGKGDIADNWDLSVKRATSVVKIITSNSSVNPKRLTAAGRSEYIPLDMTNTADGRKKNRRTEIILSPKLDELLQMLESN
- the truB gene encoding tRNA pseudouridine(55) synthase TruB yields the protein MQQLQDKFLNGQIILIDKPLKWTSFDVVKKIHYQLRKELDLKKIKVGHAGTLDPLATGLLIICIGKFTKKIDEIQAQTKEYTGTITIGATTPSFDLEKEVDEEFPTNHITKEMIEEVAKSFLGEQQQTAPIHSAKKIDGKRAYEYARSGEEVEIKSNTITIKSFEILGFSTNINELKDTVKIDENYKNDRINLVPNYEKGLHVKFKISCSKGTYIRSIARDFGLRLNSGAHLSELRRTKIGDFDVENALPNIDVTSLLVTL
- a CDS encoding undecaprenyl-diphosphate phosphatase, encoding MTILEAIILAIIEGITEFLPVSSTGHMIIGSSIMGIAHDDFTKTFTIAIQFGAILSVVAIYWKRFFQSVNFYFKLAAGFLPAAVFGLLLNDFIDAMLENVIVVAVSLLLGGIVLIYVDKWFKKTEELGTSEVTYPTALKIGLFQCLAMIPGVSRSAATIIGGLTQKMNRKAAAEFSFFLAIPTMLAATGYKLLKFYKDGGGFHGEEITLLIIGNLVAFIVAIIAIKGFISFLTKHGFKYFGYYRIVVGIIILALYFMGIELTIV
- a CDS encoding DUF3098 domain-containing protein, which encodes MSENNRINNDFAFGKQNYMLMIIGTALAILGYILMSGGGSDDPAVFSEELFSFRRMFIAPALIIIGLAVVGWGIMKKVK
- a CDS encoding cell division protein FtsX encodes the protein MSNGENKHTTRRLKSSYFTTIISISLVLFMLGILGLIVLNAKQISDHVKENIGFSIILKDGIKDVEIVQIQKSLDAENFVKSTHFIHPDSAAAELQQELGEDFISFLGYNPLLASIDVKLNADYANNDSLAVIEANLTNNPKIKEVFYQKDLVSLINENVKKISIYLLGFSGLLLVIAMALINNTIRLSIYSKRFLIKTMQLVGAKSTFIQKPFVLKGIGNGIAAAILAIGLIVLFLYYLQKQMPEIIDFKNIELYGALFLIVIILGILISWISTTLAVRKYLRMDAGNLY